One Pagrus major chromosome 11, Pma_NU_1.0 genomic region harbors:
- the pdcb gene encoding phosducin b yields the protein MSDRVIDLEETATHTGPKGVINDWRRFKLESMDQDNLPPAKKELLRQMSSPSRPKDDSRANLNRKMSVQEYELLKEEDEGCLKKYRKRCMQEMHDKLSFGPKFEGVHDLDSGEAFLEVIEKEHYSTVVVVHIYKIGVKGCEELNNCLDCLATEYPTVKFCRIDAVSSGAAERFSDEVLPTLLVYKAGELLGNFLACTQHLNEEFFATDVEAFLNSYGVLPEKEMPGAEDEEENDVE from the exons ATGTCTGACAGAGTGATTGACTTGGAAGAGACCGcaacccacacag GTCCAAAGGGAGTCATCAATGACTGGAGGAGGTTTAAGTTGGAGAGTATGGACCAGGATAACTTGCCTCCTGCAAAAAAGGAACTGCTGAGACAAATGTCATCCCCGAGCAGGCCGAAAGATGACTCCAGAGCAAACCTTAACCGCAAG aTGAGTGTCCAAGAGTATGAACTTCTcaaggaggaggatgagggatGTCTAAAGAAATACCGAAAGCGGTGCATGCAGGAGATGCATGATAAACTCAGCTTCGGGCCCAAGTTTGAAGGTGTGCATGACCTGGACAGCGGAGAGGCCTTCCTGGAAGTCATTGAGAAGGAGCATTACAGCACAGTGGTGGTTGTCCACATCTACAAGATTGGGGTCAAAGGTTGTGAGGAGCTCAACAACTGCCTGGACTGCCTGGCCACTGAGTATCCCACCGTAAAGTTCTGCAGGATCGATGCTGTCTCATCCGGTGCCGCTGAGCGCTTCTCAGATGAGGTTTTGCCTACACTGCTGGTGTACAAGGCCGGAGAGCTGCTAGGGAACTTCCTGGCCTGCACGCAGCACCTAAACGAGGAGTTCTTCGCCACTGATGTGGAGGCTTTCCTCAACAGCTATGGCGTGCTGCCAGAGAAAGAGATGCCTGGTGCGGAAGACGAGGAAGAAAATGATGTAGAATAA